Proteins found in one Salvia splendens isolate huo1 chromosome 10, SspV2, whole genome shotgun sequence genomic segment:
- the LOC121752559 gene encoding stellacyanin-like, translating to MALNSAFLVVAVAASFCSLSRCTEFDVGELRGWAVPPSNDTDLYDNWASEKRFKVDDTIRFKYKKDSVMEVKKGDYKECNSSRPNFFSNTGNTIYTLNRTGFFYFISGSTGHCDMGQRMIVWVVAQDASGATSPAPISSTINALFFISFLISLVFFF from the exons ATGGCGTTAAACTCAGCCTTTCTGGTCGTGGCGGTCGCCGCCTCGTTCTGTTCATTGTCTCGTTGCACGGAGTTCGACGTTGGAGAGCTCCGCGGTTGGGCCGTTCCGCCCTCCAACGACACCGATTTGTACGATAATTGGGCTTCCGAGAAGAGGTTTAAGGTTGACGACACCATAA GATTCAAATACAAGAAAGACTCAGTGATGGAGGTGAAGAAAGGAGATTACAAAGAGTGCAACTCGAGCCGGCCCAACTTCTTTTCCAACACGGGCAACACCATCTACACTCTTAACCGGACCGGTTTTTTCTACTTCATTAGCGGATCGACCGGCCACTGCGACATGGGGCAGCGTATGATCGTCTGGGTTGTGGCGCAGGATGCCTCCGGTGCAACCTCTCCTGCTCCCATTTCAAGCACTATCAACGCCTTGTTTTTCATCTCCTTTCTCATTAGCCTAGTATTTTTCTTTTAG